In Pyrus communis chromosome 11, drPyrComm1.1, whole genome shotgun sequence, the sequence TTTGCTGCACTGTGAGGGGTGATCTTGTGCGGATGATTGCGGACTTGGTGAATAAGAAGAAAGGGAGGTTTGATCATATTGTTATAGAGACTACTGGTatggaaatttttggttttgttttattgCACTAAGCTTTGAGTGATGTGTTGTTTGCAAGTTGTAGGGTGCATGAAATCCTAATTGTCTGAATTTGATTGGCCCTTTGGCATTGACCACCGTGTGATTTTGTTTCCTGCTTATTTGTAGGATTGGCAAATCCGGCACCGATCATTCAAACCTTTTATGCTGAAGATCAGGTTTTTAATGATGTCAAGTTGGACGGTGTTGTAACGTTAGTTGATGCTAAGCATGCTGTTTTTCATTTGGATGAAGTTAAGCCAAAAGGAGTTGTCAATGAGGCTGTAGAGCAGATTGCTTATGCTGACCGTATCATTGTCAATAAGGTACACTGATTTACTATGATTTATTTGTGAATCTAATTTATACTGCAATGCACTCAAATTGAATCTTTGTGATTcttgaaaactgaaaatatgTGGCTCTAATATTTCAACAAGAAGGTTTATATGTGTTTTTTATGTTGTGGCTGCCTCCCTTTTTTTTGGGGCATCATTAATTGGAAAAAACTTtttgataataaaaaattggaaaaaactTATGTTCACTTGAAGATTATTCTAGGATATTATATACAGAATTTATTTATGATTGTTACAGTTTTTGTTATAATGCCCGAGTACTTACTTGTCCATTTTCGCCTAGACCGATCTTGTTAGTGAGCCAGAAATTGCTTCTTTGGTGCAACGAATTAAGGTCTGtacctttcttttttattatttttaattttctttcccCATTTCATCATGCTTGCTTATGATCAGTCCATTGAACAAAATGTTTTGTCTTGGCTTTAGAACATCAATGGCATGGCTCAATTGAAGCGGACAGAGTTTGGGAAAGTTAACCTGGATTATGTTCTTGGTATTGGAGGATTTGATTTGGAGAGGTAATCTTTCACACCCCATTTCATCGTTGTTGGTTTAGACAATTATGTCCTACGATTTTTCTGCTTAGTGGACATTACTTCCGTTTCTGTAAATTAGGTTCTCCATGATGATGCATAATGGTTCTAATTGTTCTGTACAATCTGCATGTGAAAAGAAAGGCAGATTATAAGGTTTAATAGAAGTTCCTGCAAATTATGCCTTTATCTTTGGTCATCAAACTAACTGTATCAATTGAATATTTGTATATTTGCGCTTGTGTAAATATTCATTCAGCAAGTAGGAACATTGAGGGGGACTCATGAATCTGTTTGTAAAAGTAGTAAATGTAATCAGACTACTCATGTTTTGACTAAAATTTCACTCTATGAGTCTTGGATACGAGTATAGGATCGTTGATGGAATATttatttcctttccttttcatttttttggtttgcaCTTCTTCTAATCTCCCTTTGTATATACTACTTTTGAAGTTGTGTTGTCCACCATTGCCACTGatattttgtcttaaaaatcaTATGGCCTTTGCTTTCCCATgtgttaattttctttgttcttctgTGACATTACGCTGTTTCAAATTGATATATAATGCTCCATAACATGCTTCCATGCTTCATAATTTCACACCAGATCTTGTGTATTGAGTTTGATATTATATCCTAATCTTGCCAGGATAGAGAGTGCTATTGATGCTGAAGGTGAAAAGGAAGTTCATGACCATCACCATGATCATGACCAtgatcatcatcaccatcatgaTGAGAAACACAATCACAAGCATGGTACATCTTTTTTATCATCAGGGCACATACTCATCTTGATGGTACCTTGTTAAATAATTGTTCTATTACTAATCACAAGTTGTTATTGCTGcaaaatataagtttgtttttccTACACATTGAACTCGCTGATGATGGCTTTGTGGGGACTCTTGTTCATCTGTTGGGGAAGTAAAGCTAATTAGTTCTCAAAGTCCGTTTGTTGCACACGCATAAGTGCATTTCTGGAATCTTGGTTCCCAATAGGCggtgtttttggaatttgaaaacaaatcatTATTACATATTCTTGAGAATTATTGGCGGGGTAGTAAGTTTATGTTTAGCTTTGAAGCTCAGCTGCAGGTTTAAGTTATGGCATCACTTCAAAACTGAGTCCTCTGATTTGCCGAAACCCTTACATTACATCTCTATGTATGCTTACTGCAGACATATAGATCTTATTGGAACTAACAAGTACTTTTAAAACACATGGGTGCAAATGGGTGGACATTCAGTGGGTCCGATTATACATCTATGGGGTATGATACGTGGATGCTTAACAGTGGGTGCCATAGAACTTAGGCAAAGCTCAGAATTTAGTCAGCTTCCTGTAATgggcaattttttttaactttacaCGTCATGTCGACAATGAACTTTTTGTTTCCTTGCTAGATCATAGCGCTATCTTCTACACTTCAAAGGACTCAACCATAAAACAATATCTTGTCAATCTCATTTTCTTTGGGTTCAGCTTAGTCAAATCTTTGAGGCAGCATCCCTTGGTTTCATCTTGTTCTTTCCTTCCATCTTTTCAAATGCATTTATTTGAAATGGGGTTTTCAGCGTATAATGTAAGTCCTATTTGGAACCCGGGGGCCAATGGCTCATGGGAGGGAATTAATGTTGTGGTAGTATGCTTCTTGGGGCAAGATATGAAGCATGACTAACTTGGAGATCTGAAGAAGTAATTATTAAGTGCTCTTCTTTTGCTGCCTTGGGTGGAAATTTTAACTGCAAAGAGCTTAATGGACTTAAGGGCCTTCAAATTGCACTAGTCTCTTAAATATGTGGGTGCTGCGGTTTCAGTCCTAGTGAAAGTGGCACTAAGAAAGCTGTAAGGGAACTAAACATAGCTGAGTTCCTCTCCAAATAGCTCAACTTTTCGGACTACTTTGCCCCTTCTAGTTATCCTAAGTTTTCTCTTTCTCCCTGTTAATTCATTTACCATTTGTTGTTGAATTTATTTCTGTAAGAAAGGTACTAATTACCGAAGTGTAAAGGATAAGATTTTGGTGTACGACCTGCCCTTAGCAGCTCAGTCTTTCCCCTCCTACTCCAGTTATTTTACGTTTTCTCTTATGCATTTCACATTTCTTGGAATGGATAATAGATAACTACATATTCAAAGTTGGGGataataaggttttttttatttgctttttgtCATGGTTACTCATAATTTTGCATTAGTTTGGTTTTTGATTGGATAATATTTTGATTTGCTTTAAGAGTTTCGATCTTCCACAATAATGTAATTTGACATTGCTACTATTTTTATTATAGATTTATGAACTGATATTCACGCATTTGATACTGATATGCAGATCATCATGATGATCACCACGCCCATGATCATGTTCATGATCCTGGTGTTTCTTCTGTCAGCATAGTTTGTGAAGGGAACTTAGATCTTGAGAAGGTAGGATCTCTGTTTCATCTTATTTCACGATATATTTGAATATTTCTTTATGTGTCTTCTATGTGGACCTGTTGCCTTTTGAATGACACAAGTACACATTTGAGGGCCAGTTGCATCTAGAGGCTTTGTCTGGCAGGTATGAAAGAAAACCTGACAAAGACTActgattttgttttaattttttcaggCTAACATATGGCTTGGTACGCTGTTGTTGGAACGAAGCGAGGACATATATCGTATGAAAGGTCTTCTATCTGTTCAAGGAATGAAAGAGAGATTTGTCTTCCAGGTGAGAAACTTGCTGCTAATGTACATTGACATCTTTTTTACATAATGGATGTTTTGAATCTGTCTTTACTTTCTGATAAAGAAGTTCGATGTGTCGTTCTGAACAAATTTAGTCAGTGTTTATTTTTGTTGCGAATATTATTGTAATAATGTGTTTTCGGTTGGGTAACAGGGAGTTCACGATATATTCCAAGGCTCGCCTGATCGGCTGTGGGGCCCCAACGAGCCAAGAACGAACAAGATTGTTTTCATAGGGAAGAACTTGGATGCGCAGGAGTTGGAAAAGGGTTTTAAAGGCTGTTTACTGTGATTTCTGAGACAAAgctcggtacttttattccccTATTAAAGATTGACCAAAAGGGATGATTGAACATTTTGATGTACATGTTCATGTGTTGTAGCCGGAAACAGTGAACGAGTCACGACAGAGAGAATCGATGGATGATTTTACATGATAGTAAACGCTTATTTCTACATTATTAACCCGAAAATTGATTTCGAGCTTTCGTAACCATGTCCATTACAAATAACACAACAAAATATACATTTTTAATCTAAACTTTGTAGACAGCGAAGTTGCAGAGACAGTAGAACAACATTCAAGGACTCGAGAGAAAGAAATAGATTTGACAAGCAGGATCGTCTCCTTAAATTACTCGCTTCCTTTTAACCTCGTGACTGTGGATGTCCTCCAAATCCGAGTGCAGCAGAAGAGGAAAAGATCCCTTCAACTTTGGCCAATCTCTCAAGTACTTGAGACGCAAGATTTCTACCTTCCACGCAGCATCAGTCTCCCCATGATCTAAGCTGGAAAGTTCTCCACCCCTTATGTACAGCTTCTTTAAATTTCCCAGTTGTCCCGGGTTCAGCCATTTCGGTACGTGCTCTACGGGGATACCTTGGACGTCCAATTTTTCTAAATTCGGCAGAAATGCTAATTCATGGGCAGTTTGTTCTTCTATCGCGAGAGAAGCCCCTCCCCAAGATATGTTCAGGTGCCGAAGAGATGAAATGTCCTTCAACTTGTTGAGTTCCCCCTTCTGAACTAGAGCCTCATTCCCCATGTGTATACTGAGCCGCTTTAAATTCTTCAACTTGGCAAGGCCAAGTCTGCAGGGAGTATTTTTGAGAGAAGAAATGACAACCTTTGAGTACTTGCAGGGAAGAGAGCTTGTCAAGCCCTTTTGGCATCTTTTCAAGTAAGTAACACCTTCAAGTGTTTATTCTGAGCCCCCAAACCTTTTAGAAATCCCACATCTTCTCGGTTCACAAACTCAACCTCAATATGATGCGTAGCCAAGTCCTGCCATCGCCCAAGCTGAAGAACCGCAACCTTCTTCAACTTACTAAGCCATTCCTTTTTCAAACCAAGATACAGGTCGTTGACATTGAACACAGTCAACAGATCATCCACCTTGGGGCCATCGTCACCCTGACGAATTTGATTATTGAAAATCAAGCATGCACGCCTGCAGGTTGAAGTATCATAAGATGGCATCCTTGCTCATGTTGCATAAAAGTGAAACAGCCTAGCTTCGCTGGCCAAGATGATCAACATACGGCGGATCCAAGGGTTCATTACACAACTTTTTACAAACGGACAGGATGATTCATTTGAGCCAGTTTGACTAATCAAGCCCTTTCTCATAAGATTTTCGAATATATCTTCTCCTACCTCTTCCGCTGTCTTCTTTTGGGACGTGATGAAGCCCTTGCCGATCCACCAGTAAATCAAAGGCCCTTTCTTCATCATAGAACCATCCGGGAAGATTGAAAAAGAGAGGAAGCACAACTTCAATTCCATTCTCTCAAGATCTTCATATGCCCTCCTTATATTAGCCATGGCAGGAGTCTCAGAAATTCTATCCTCCAGGCGTAGTTGTGACCACTCTTTCGACATCTTCTGATTCAGTCCTGACTGATCGACAGCAGACCAATGCACATGTGACAGTGGAATGAGTTGTGGGGCGGGGGCGGGCAAATTCTTCACTCCCTGGATTTTACTGCTGTAAATGGTTTCAGCTTGAAAGATAATGCTACTAAGGCGGCATTCTAGGGCAGTAAATTGCTCCGATAGAGTTTGATTAAAGATCTTCACTTTGGGTAGCAAGTCAATACATTCCATGAGGATGAGCTTATTTTCAACATATTCAAGTGCCCACCTGCTTCAGGATCTTTGGCCATATCCTTGGCTCTTCTCAAAAGATTGAGCAACTTGGGTATGGATACCTCCAAATCCATTGCGGTTGACATTCGCAATGTCTGAAAAGGTGCAGGAGCTGCAGAATGAGATGTGGAACTGAACATATACAACCAATGCTTTTCCCCTAGATCATCACTTTTCTGCCAATAAACCAAAATCATCGGCTCCCCTTGGTGCTAAATACAAAaccaaattatataaaataacatTACCAAACGATGCAGGAGCATCTCCGGCGCTGGGGTGTCAAGTGGGGCACTACCACCACTTTCAACAGTCTTTGTCACCGTTCATGCTCTAAATTGCGGTGGTGATGGTCAAAACAGCGCATACATTGTGTAAATTTACACATTTTCTTACATATTGAAGCGAGTGATAGATTATATGATGGAATGGACGACGAGGATAGTGCCATGTGCTTTTAGATTAGTGAAGTGGTGTTTTAAGGTGTTAACTATAAATACATAAGTGTAATTATCACAATATAAAGTTAATGAAATATCAGTGCATTTCTcatagatctctctctctctctctctctctctctctcgattacTTATAGTGTAAGATTGCTTGAAGAATTGACATGGTATCATCGCCGACCATGGCCGCGGCAGTCGGTTGAAGATCCTTGTGCTTCCGCTACCTATGTTCTTTGGTTGTGACGTCGTCATTCCTGTTTGTTGGTGATTTCTGTCGGTGATTAAGTTTTCTGTTTGCAGTCGGTGGTTGAAACCCTAACCAATTTGGGGATTTTTCGTTGATTGCTGTCAACTGCATTAAATAAATGTAATGTGTTTGTACCTAGTACTTCACCATCCAAAATCTGTGTTACATGTTTGCAAGGCAAGTTCACTAAACTGCCTTTTCCCAGTGTTGCTTCAAAATGTCTTGTTCCTTTTGAAGTCATCCTCATAGATGTTTGGGGTCCATCACCTAATATGTCTATAGAAGGATTTAAGTACTATGTATCCTTCATAGATGAATGTACGAGGTACACTTGGATTTTTCCATTGATGAATAAAGTAGCTGTTTTTCATACATTTGTTCAATTATTGGCTTTCATATTCAATATGTTCAATGCCAATGTTAAAATACTCCAAAGTGATGGGGGTGGGGAATACATCAATCAtcaatttcaaagttttttaaAAGACAATGGTATTGTTCATCAAAAGTCTTATCCATATACCCCTGAACAAAATGGGTTGGCTGAGAGAAAGAACATACATATTATAGAAATTTCCATCACTCTTTTACAACAAGCTTCTCTTCCTTCTCAGTTTTGGTTCCATGCTTGTGCAACTGCAACTTTTCTTATTAATAGGATGCCAACTGCTATATTGCACATGAACTctccatttgaagttttatACAAATCCCCGCCTACACTTCATTATCTCAGAGTGTTTGGGTGTGCTTGTTATCCATCTATGAAACCATATCGATCCACTAAGTTGGAACCCAAAACTACTGAGTGCTTGTTTCTTGGGTATGCATCTCAGTATAAAGGGTACATATGTTATGATATCCACACCCATAAACTCATTGTGTCAAGACATGTAATGTTTGGTGAAAAAAAGTTTCCTGGATTTTCTATTGCATCTcaacccacttcacctacaactaAACAATATTCTTTAGTTGGTCATCCTACCAAATTTACTCCTATTACTTCTATTCCAATTCCTTATCCTATTGTGGGTCCATCTTTCACTGCTCTTGGTTCCCATGTTACTCAGTCTAGTCCTTCATCAACTCAACAATGTGACCTTGTTTGTTCTTCATCAAAGGGTTCTAGCACTTGTGATTTAGCTACTTCTGCAATAAGGGAGTCTTCGGTTAATTCAGTGATACATACTGAGGACAATCCAGATGTTACTACTTCTCAGGTTGCTGATCTTTAATCTGTGATACTTAACTGTCATCCAATGCAGACTAGGTCTAAGTTTGGCATTTACAAAAAGAAAGCTTATGTTTCTCAACAGTGCTCTGATTCAATGTCTCTCCAAGAACCATATACTCTTCAAGCTGCTTCTAAGTCTGTGTAGTGGCAAGCTGCTAtgaaggaagaaatggatgctcttttacaacaacaTACATGGAAACTTGTTCCTTTACCTTCAAACAAAAATTGTGTTGGATGTAAGTGAATTTATCAACTCAAGTAAAATTCAGATGGGTCTGTGGCACGATATAAGGCTTGATTGGTAGCCAAAGGTTTTTCTCAAGAAGTCAGTTTGGACTATTATGAGACCTTTAGTATAGTTGTGAAACCTACTACAGTTCGGTTGATTTTAGCATTAACTGTGATATCCCAGTTGACCAAAGAGTTTGATATGAAGGATCTTGGTATTTTACATTTCTTTCTTAGGTTACAAATTGAATATCAGGCAAGAGGTCTTTTTGTTCATCAACATAAGTATGTGAAGAATAaagagaatttgtcttattttgattcacgaAGCAATCAATATGAAAACGAAgtaagaataattgaatgatgcaatGATGTGTCAATTAAATGCCAGATGaatttaatgatgcaacgaaagtgatgaaatcacatatacttgctacaaatgtgcctacaagaattaaTGTCCATGTTAGACAATATAATGAGGTAGTAAATGATTTATCTGTTACACACCTGAACCGTGGCAAACCTTCAGACTCAAAATGTTCAGTccttcgaaagaagaagaatatggcactACTGAACTTTTGcattcccgaagcataactGTTACATGCTAGAAGCATGACAGTCGCCGCATGGATATATGTCCCAGAAAAGACAATCCGCGGACATGAGAATGTTGATatctcatgcatgaagcatgatagacatataggttccaatgactcaactcccaGAAGTGAAGATTAcaatccaagctctataacgctCAAGAAGAGGTTATGATtcgcattctctaaattatgactatcctggaagagatagtgtcatgcccttgaagaggcaatggatatccagaagaaatgaaaaaaataaaataaaatttatgcatgtgcatgcacttgagaatatgggatcacagattgatgataaccaatgataattttggtttttacaagtagctactaaattcatcaatgagctgtaTTGATATTGAGTCATGTTCTTTTGTTCGTCGACGAAAGGAAATATTATTTGCtaaaaatggagaaaggcaattccattacaatcttgtaagaacatggaaaatggacctatatatatgtgtatataatacaaatagccaaaagatgttgaatCAAATAAGATTACATATGGGCATCTGTAATACAGTGAATTACATTAAtatgatatgacacaaggttacTAATTGAAACCTGAAATTATGCTCTTATAAACAAATTCATATGAATAGAGAATTATATATGAAGGGTTATGAGtcgcccacatcatatctccataagtaaatccctcaaatatacatggaagcaaATTGCCCTATATAAATTCaaaaggaaaatgtgtcatgaagtgtagaaaatccctcAAGGATTCAGATTGCTTGAAGAAAACCCTGGAAGGGcaaagcataaaatatgtacttaaatacaaatagatggtataaattgccttagtgagtactatcattatgatattgttgcaacatactaaatcTCTTGCAAtagtaaataatattaaattgagactcctgaagagtctagaaagattataaagtgttgagagaaatattgttTCGAACTGCAgatcgaacaatatgccaacacaaatcttatccatgatgtttatgatattaaagaatcatatggattgaagattatgagttgaatactcaaatgatgTAGACACTAAGAATGATTGTTTATCTTCGTGAGGATAAAgatgaattgatatttggtccagaagtaccacatcttagtgaagtatatgctttattgtatttacacaatacattgaatgaaataaagcttatctaTTAATATCTCCGAGATATTACAGACATGTatatacacatgagttaaaacaaacaaacaggatgaagccttcacaaaggttgctcatgtgaagcctcagtactcggCAGTACCCCAGAAGGGGGAGGCACTGGAGATTGATCATGTGGCACCCCAGTATTTAGCAAAACACTAGAAGGGGAAGACATCAGTTGCCTTCGTAATCTAACAACGAACCTTTGGTGATCACTTTGAATCTGACTTTCGAATTCCTAGTAActggtcgagctttcttttcatgcttgtagaataattatttgcaagcacgtgtaacactctattctcgtgcttgagCCCTCTGATCTCTTAGTTAAGACTTGCTACctcagccatcaatgattcaacttggtgagttcgagcaagtaggcgttggcccatattggatacAGAGCTCGAacattgaacactgagagccaagGAGTCTTGAACAGCCGACTCATCAGACCGTTTTGAAAGGATTCTATTATCCTTTAGAGTGAGAAAATTCATATCTACCACAGTAGCGGTTATGTTATTCTTCATCACAAAGTCCCCAACCGTAAAAAGACCATTAAAAGATAAGAAGGACGGGCGCCATATATTATCCTGACACTACTCGTCTATATCACTtctaagactcaaatctaagcaaatgttagatgggcaatccattttcagaaatgatgaaggaaaaatgaggtcaaataaaatctcagaagtgcAAGAAGGGGAAAATTTCTACAGGCAACAACTTTCTGGGCATACTTTTGAACACAATTGATGTCTCTATAAAAAGAAGAGGCAATAGAGCCACTTGTTCAAAGATCGAAGATGCACCGCtcttcgaatttcaaaagccagattttcctGAATAAAGTTTGTTAATACTTATCAGACGCAATCTTAGCTTTTTGGATATCACTTGCAACTTtgcaaagatctctgacaaagttgaaaaagcGTAAATCTTATTATTCTAATTACACCATagttgctgacaagagtaaaggcacaTCACCACTACTTGCTATTAAaaaatctctatatatgtcgaccttcgcaGACATGCAAGAATACctaactcttcctcatctccgagaatgcatctttAACAAAACATCTCAAAATACCCAGTTTTCTTCATCTCCGAGAATACCTCTTCAAAACCAATCACACTAGAGCAAgattatctcatatcatgcaatctccctgtcctttcctttgtccttatTCTTACCTGCAAGACAAGGATaaaagaaagcaatatgtcggaacctccactcaaactttcgCTGCCATGCATGGATGAGTCACCAAGTGAAGGACCAtacaaatgcaaggtttgcattccactcTGCATCAGTGAGCAAATATTGCAaaagaagatgccaaacctgcatGGGGAAAAACTAGGAAagataccacttctgcaagagGAACATGTAaagcaagtgaaaatgatacattgaagcatgtgaaGACAAGCGCAACAAACACGTGTTAATTCATCCCCAAGAAAGCCGAAGATCACTTGCCACGTGAAGCTCCTcatggtccaatttcattcaagatcaagccttggaggtccttgaagaaatcacaagtccgattcaagatcaagtgtccaccacccttgaatcaaatttagcTCCAGATAAATGAAgtaaattcaaacttttggagaaAATCAGAAGAcactccagcccagttcaagaacaagtctgtggaaagttaacaacaagtaaATCACCTCTTTCAACAACTCTTCTCGCTAAGAGACTGTAGCAGAATGACCAACGATCAGCCTAAATGATTTGAAATCAGGGGAAAATGCTCATCAGGAGGAGTATCCAAAAatagatcaagattttaacgagtcaATCGAAGACTTGTGGCCATCCAAGGGCGAGTGTTGTATAACAGTGGATGTCcactcaaataattaaataatgcgCAAGTTGCCCTTCCACTGTCTGCCGAAATTTGCTTCATACGAATCCTGCTTTCTATATAAATACAACACCCCACACAACACAAAGGATATAGGCAGAAGACACAAGGCTCACGAAAGAGGAAGACGTTcatggaagaggaagagagaaaagagaggaagaagagaagaagaagagatgagATAATAGAGCGAGTTActtttgtactcctattattctaattttgtgtcttatttcttttattccactgcacacaccatCGAGTTTacaacattttgtttttttattttttgagttgcTTAAAGCACAATTAAATTGCTAAAGTAAACCTGCAAGGAACGCTGATTAGCTTGGAGGGAAAGATTTTGCTTTTAATTGGCGTTAGTTGCACTTTACACCTTGGTATTAAGTGAAATTTTATAATGGACCATAACTTTGAAATATCTGCATTTACTTGCCCATTTGTTAATATATGTGCCACGCATAAAAGCACTTTTGACATTTCAAGTAGACTAATAGTTCAtttggatgttttttttttaatttttttttaaattgattgaaactatttttggtgaattttttgttgaaaacaatCATTTGTTAAAATACTATAAATCCTGTAAAAGCACatataactggtgcttcttgtagaaaacacttcaaatgcttttagaacctaaaaatattttctcaaaaaatgcttttattaattttaaaatgttgaaATATGATTGAACACACTTAAAAATGTTAAAACATTTGTGCATTATATATTTCACGTGC encodes:
- the LOC137708233 gene encoding uncharacterized protein translates to MASISADIATTLIGLTSRRSTRLPRVGAVARFPFTWRPRTFARFQALHYSASSFCRALVAKPNGGYRRFTAAASSATTSQSESSDVLTQIEPDNRIPATIITGFLGSGKTTLLNHILTAEHGKRIAVIENEYGEIDIDGSLVAAKTTGAEDIVMLNNGCLCCTVRGDLVRMIADLVNKKKGRFDHIVIETTGLANPAPIIQTFYAEDQVFNDVKLDGVVTLVDAKHAVFHLDEVKPKGVVNEAVEQIAYADRIIVNKTDLVSEPEIASLVQRIKNINGMAQLKRTEFGKVNLDYVLGIGGFDLERIESAIDAEGEKEVHDHHHDHDHDHHHHHDEKHNHKHDHHDDHHAHDHVHDPGVSSVSIVCEGNLDLEKANIWLGTLLLERSEDIYRMKGLLSVQGMKERFVFQGVHDIFQGSPDRLWGPNEPRTNKIVFIGKNLDAQELEKGFKGCLL